In one window of Arthrobacter pascens DNA:
- a CDS encoding YlbL family protein, whose product MTVSGVLALGLGIAAGTVPVPYVVESPGPAFNTLGEAQGSPVISVTGHEAYPAKGNLDLTTVYVEGGPNGPISILGAFAAWLDRSKAVYPEELIYPSGTTKEQSAEEGAVAMATSQENAVASALTELKIPFGQQLQAAGLSDGSPSAGKIEKGDVFESINGKPVTSLAVVQAELAAGKGAPATLVMDRAGQPVTETVTPMDNGAGRYILGVMLQYRFTFPFDVKISLDKVVGPSAGMMFSLGIIDTLTPGDLTGGKHVAGTGTISPDGVVGPIGGIGQKMEGARAGGATLFLAPAANCNEVVGHIPQGLQVVKVENLAQARHAVEVAGSGHDTSGLPGCSSN is encoded by the coding sequence ATGACGGTGTCCGGCGTCCTGGCTCTGGGTCTGGGCATTGCGGCCGGAACGGTCCCCGTGCCCTACGTGGTGGAATCGCCCGGTCCTGCATTCAACACGCTCGGCGAGGCCCAGGGAAGCCCGGTCATCAGCGTCACAGGGCATGAAGCGTATCCGGCCAAAGGGAACCTCGACCTGACCACCGTCTATGTCGAGGGCGGCCCTAACGGCCCGATCAGCATCCTCGGGGCCTTCGCCGCCTGGCTGGACCGGTCAAAAGCGGTATACCCGGAGGAACTCATCTACCCGAGCGGGACCACCAAGGAGCAGTCCGCGGAAGAGGGGGCGGTGGCTATGGCCACCTCGCAGGAGAATGCCGTCGCTTCCGCCCTGACCGAGCTCAAGATTCCCTTCGGCCAGCAGCTCCAGGCCGCCGGTCTCTCTGATGGCTCCCCGTCGGCGGGCAAGATCGAGAAGGGTGATGTCTTCGAGTCGATCAACGGCAAACCAGTGACCTCCCTCGCTGTCGTCCAGGCAGAACTGGCAGCGGGAAAGGGGGCACCGGCCACATTGGTGATGGACAGGGCAGGTCAGCCGGTCACCGAGACCGTCACGCCGATGGACAACGGCGCCGGCCGGTACATCCTGGGCGTTATGCTCCAGTACCGCTTCACCTTCCCCTTCGACGTGAAAATCTCGCTGGACAAGGTCGTCGGACCCAGCGCGGGCATGATGTTTTCGCTGGGCATCATCGATACCCTGACTCCCGGTGACCTGACCGGCGGGAAGCATGTCGCCGGAACAGGCACAATTTCGCCCGACGGGGTGGTGGGGCCGATTGGCGGAATCGGCCAAAAAATGGAGGGTGCCCGCGCCGGCGGAGCCACGCTGTTCCTTGCGCCGGCAGCGAACTGTAACGAGGTTGTGGGACATATTCCGCAGGGGCTGCAGGTGGTGAAGGTGGAGAATCTCGCCCAGGCGCGCCACGCCGTCGAGGTTGCCGGTTCAGGCCACGACACGTCCGGTCTGCCTGGTTGTTCCAGCAACTAG
- a CDS encoding macrolide 2'-phosphotransferase has translation MRRKPIELAAVATAAVPGLTPTAVSAAADDPADFDSALLLDSEGKRWRVRSPKHAEASARLETEFLVLRAFAPGIRAELPFLMPTVAGSVRLGSLSTFVYSHLAGTTRSVEELTAGPDALAREIGGALAAIHDLPHALVSNADLPSYTPNEFRQRRLNELDQAATTGKIPPALLRRWEHALEDVSLWRFNPCVVHGDLHEDNLLVDGARVTAVTGWTDLRIGDPADDFAWLVASNEQDFVDSVLSSYTAGRRDLPDKHLIRRAALSAEFALAQYLVKGIAAGDADMISEAEGMLESLASDVAEHGGQAISVEALPVASASSPGPGAAGETDGTAAAAGTPATGSTATAAVIATNRPAGASPVPTVTVAPVPVPPPVPLVSVPALPAVHVAPIPAEELSPAAEASAVEESGREEPDDAGLPTPSADDTSTAAISIIDVQKH, from the coding sequence GTGAGAAGAAAACCGATCGAACTGGCAGCCGTGGCAACCGCGGCAGTCCCCGGGCTGACGCCCACCGCCGTTAGCGCCGCTGCGGACGATCCTGCCGATTTCGACTCAGCCCTGCTGCTCGATTCGGAAGGAAAGCGCTGGCGCGTCCGGTCACCGAAGCATGCAGAAGCCAGTGCCAGGCTTGAAACGGAATTCCTGGTGCTCCGCGCCTTTGCTCCAGGGATTCGGGCCGAATTGCCATTCCTCATGCCCACGGTTGCCGGCAGCGTCCGCCTCGGCAGCCTGAGCACCTTCGTGTATTCCCACCTTGCCGGCACCACCCGCAGCGTGGAGGAACTCACAGCCGGTCCCGATGCCCTGGCCCGCGAAATCGGCGGAGCCCTGGCCGCCATCCACGATTTGCCCCACGCCTTGGTCAGCAACGCGGACCTCCCCAGCTACACTCCTAACGAATTCCGCCAGCGCCGGCTTAACGAGCTTGACCAGGCAGCCACGACGGGCAAGATCCCGCCCGCGCTGCTGCGCCGCTGGGAACATGCCCTGGAAGATGTCTCGCTGTGGCGGTTCAACCCCTGCGTCGTCCACGGGGACCTTCATGAGGACAACCTCCTGGTGGACGGCGCCCGCGTCACGGCCGTCACCGGATGGACAGACCTGAGGATTGGTGATCCCGCAGATGACTTCGCCTGGCTGGTCGCCTCCAACGAGCAGGACTTTGTGGACAGCGTACTCAGCAGCTACACCGCCGGCCGCCGGGACCTGCCGGACAAGCATCTGATCCGGAGGGCGGCGCTTTCTGCCGAATTTGCCCTTGCACAGTACCTGGTAAAAGGCATCGCCGCCGGCGACGCGGACATGATTTCCGAAGCCGAAGGCATGCTCGAATCCCTCGCCAGCGATGTCGCGGAACACGGCGGGCAGGCCATCAGCGTGGAAGCGCTGCCAGTAGCCAGCGCTTCCAGTCCCGGCCCTGGGGCAGCGGGCGAAACCGATGGAACGGCTGCCGCCGCCGGAACCCCCGCCACGGGAAGCACGGCCACCGCCGCCGTCATCGCCACCAATCGCCCCGCAGGTGCCTCACCGGTTCCAACGGTGACCGTCGCTCCTGTCCCTGTGCCCCCGCCTGTGCCATTGGTTTCCGTCCCCGCGCTGCCGGCAGTCCACGTCGCTCCGATTCCGGCCGAGGAACTATCCCCCGCTGCGGAAGCGTCAGCCGTGGAAGAGTCGGGCCGGGAGGAGCCGGACGACGCCGGCCTCCCGACTCCGTCCGCAGACGACACCTCCACGGCGGCAATCAGCATCATTGACGTCCAGAAGCACTGA
- the nudC gene encoding NAD(+) diphosphatase: MSHAESATPPYQTPAYQTQPGQLRANHLFDTVLPVRPALVDRGSAVRMRPGMIEELLGRDGTLAAVLCGRQALVQGNNLLLAGASQLLSELQGLGTTPDLVIYLGSALPGSDLPAGTELVLFVLPAATEPGTAGIPADASWTGFRDIASALNPTDTALFVEASAIANWHSGHTHCPRCGAPTLVEAGGWVRRCPQDGSEHYPRTDPAIIVTVVGPDGRLLLGGGGAVDARNYSTLAGFVEPGESLEQAVVREIHEEVGVRVTGCQYLGSQSWPFPASLMLGFTAVTADTEARPDGVEVTRARWFSREELQEAVLNGEITISSRLSIARSLIEHWYGGRILDRSES; this comes from the coding sequence ATGAGTCATGCGGAGTCCGCTACACCGCCCTATCAGACACCTGCCTACCAGACGCAGCCAGGGCAGCTGCGGGCCAACCATCTCTTCGATACGGTACTCCCGGTCCGGCCCGCCCTCGTTGATCGTGGCTCTGCAGTCCGTATGAGGCCCGGCATGATCGAGGAGCTGCTCGGACGCGATGGGACGCTGGCGGCGGTGCTATGCGGACGGCAGGCACTGGTACAGGGGAACAACCTGCTGCTGGCAGGAGCCTCACAACTGTTGTCGGAGCTGCAGGGTCTTGGCACGACTCCCGATCTGGTGATCTATCTCGGGTCCGCCCTGCCCGGGTCGGACCTGCCCGCCGGCACCGAGCTCGTCCTTTTTGTGCTTCCTGCCGCCACGGAGCCTGGAACGGCCGGAATCCCGGCAGACGCATCCTGGACAGGCTTCCGCGACATTGCCTCAGCCCTGAATCCCACCGACACGGCCCTGTTCGTCGAAGCCAGCGCTATCGCCAACTGGCATTCCGGCCATACCCACTGCCCTCGCTGCGGAGCCCCTACGCTCGTGGAAGCGGGCGGCTGGGTCCGCCGCTGTCCCCAGGACGGTTCGGAGCACTACCCGCGCACGGATCCGGCGATCATCGTCACCGTTGTGGGGCCGGACGGGCGCCTGCTGCTCGGCGGCGGCGGCGCGGTCGATGCCAGGAACTATTCAACGCTCGCCGGGTTCGTGGAACCCGGCGAATCCCTTGAGCAGGCAGTGGTCAGGGAAATCCACGAGGAAGTTGGTGTGCGGGTCACCGGGTGTCAGTATCTGGGCTCCCAGTCCTGGCCGTTCCCCGCCTCCCTTATGCTTGGATTCACCGCCGTCACCGCCGATACCGAGGCTAGGCCCGACGGCGTGGAGGTCACCCGGGCACGCTGGTTCAGCCGGGAGGAACTCCAGGAGGCAGTGCTGAACGGTGAAATTACGATCTCCAGCCGCCTATCCATTGCCCGCTCGCTGATCGAGCACTGGTATGGCGGAAGAATCCTGGACCGAAGCGAGTCCTGA
- a CDS encoding UPF0182 family membrane protein — translation MSRPTSPIPSGRNPSRRGALTPTLILVALVVVGFIFFANVWTDVLWYRQLGFFEVFVTENVARIGIFVAGFALMFLAVYFAIRTAYRARPVYAPDSEVRDNLNRYQAQLEPVRRVVMVGLPILFGLFAGSAAASQWQKVLLFFNQEPFGQRDPVFGMDISFYLMTLPFFGFVTGFLISVVVLAGIAGTLTHYLYGSIRLMERGIFTSRAAQIHLAVTGAAFLLLLGANFWLDRFGSLQNSGGHWAGALYTDVNAVIPTKAILAVAAVLVAILFVVAAVIGRWRLPVIGTAMLVITSILAGGVYPWVIQQFQVRPSEQTLENPYITRNIQMTRSAYGLDKVQVDQYNATNNATTGALAPDAQTTANIRLLDPNLISDAFAQLEQYRPYYQFPKSLNVDRYQVDGKVQDTVIAVRELNPQNVASNQQGWLNQHVVYTHGYGVVAAKGNKFTVDGKPDFLQSGIPSTGVLGNDSTYEPRIYFGEDSPEYSIVGGPAGAAPREQDRPSGKEGGGETQYTFTGNGGPNVGSFFNKVLYAIKFQSSDLLLSDGVNADSQILYDRNPRERIQKVAPYLTVDGNAYPAVVDGRVKWIVDGYTTSQYYPYSQQAQLSDATTDSQTTSGRAVALPNSSVNYIRNSVKATVDAYDGSVTLYAWDDQDPLLKAWQKVFPTSLKPFSEMSGDVMSHVRYPEDLFKVQRELLGRYHVTDPVSFYKTDDAWSVPNDPTVSTDVKQPPFYMSLQMPDQKQPAFQLTSSFIPQIVNGTARNVLYGFLAADSDAGNQKGVKADTYGQLRLLRIPPEAQVPGPGQAQNKFNSDPSVSQALNLLRQGASDVLNGNLLTLPVGGGILYVQPVYLKSTGETSYPTLQRVLVAFGDKVGFAPTLDAALKQLFGGDSGASAGDSANNGQTPAAPGATPPTVSVGAQADLKAALEAANAAIKAGQAALAAGDFATYGDQQKKLAAAIQSALDAQAKIPATTPEATPAPAATPSASPSGSSTPSP, via the coding sequence TTGTCCCGTCCCACCAGCCCCATCCCGTCCGGAAGGAACCCGTCAAGACGCGGTGCCCTCACGCCCACGCTGATCCTGGTTGCCCTTGTGGTGGTGGGTTTCATTTTCTTTGCCAACGTGTGGACTGATGTCCTCTGGTACCGGCAGCTCGGGTTCTTCGAAGTGTTCGTGACGGAAAACGTCGCACGTATCGGCATCTTTGTCGCAGGCTTTGCGCTCATGTTCCTGGCCGTCTATTTTGCCATCCGGACCGCCTACCGGGCCCGGCCTGTCTACGCCCCCGATTCGGAGGTCCGGGACAACCTCAACCGGTACCAGGCCCAGCTCGAGCCGGTCCGCCGTGTCGTCATGGTGGGACTGCCTATCCTGTTCGGTCTTTTCGCCGGCAGCGCCGCCGCCAGCCAGTGGCAGAAGGTCCTCCTGTTCTTCAACCAGGAGCCGTTCGGACAGAGGGATCCTGTGTTCGGCATGGACATCAGCTTCTACCTGATGACCCTTCCGTTTTTCGGGTTCGTCACCGGTTTCCTGATCAGCGTCGTGGTGCTGGCAGGCATTGCCGGCACCCTGACCCACTACCTCTACGGCAGCATCCGGCTGATGGAACGCGGAATTTTCACGAGCCGCGCCGCCCAGATCCACCTCGCGGTCACCGGCGCCGCGTTCCTTCTCCTTCTCGGCGCCAACTTCTGGCTCGACCGCTTCGGGTCATTGCAGAACAGTGGGGGCCACTGGGCCGGCGCGCTATACACAGATGTGAACGCCGTCATCCCCACGAAAGCCATCCTTGCGGTAGCCGCCGTGCTGGTGGCCATCCTGTTTGTCGTGGCCGCGGTCATCGGACGCTGGCGCCTGCCTGTCATCGGAACCGCCATGCTGGTCATCACCTCAATCCTGGCCGGCGGAGTCTATCCCTGGGTCATACAGCAGTTCCAGGTCCGGCCCTCCGAGCAGACGCTGGAAAATCCCTATATCACCCGCAACATCCAGATGACCCGCTCCGCTTATGGCCTGGACAAGGTCCAGGTGGATCAGTACAACGCGACGAACAATGCGACTACCGGCGCTCTCGCCCCCGACGCCCAGACCACCGCCAACATCCGGTTGCTGGACCCCAACCTCATTTCGGACGCGTTCGCCCAGCTGGAGCAGTACCGGCCCTACTACCAGTTCCCCAAGTCGCTTAATGTGGACCGTTACCAGGTGGACGGCAAAGTGCAGGACACAGTCATTGCTGTCCGTGAACTCAATCCCCAGAACGTGGCGTCGAACCAGCAAGGCTGGCTCAACCAGCACGTTGTGTACACGCACGGCTACGGCGTTGTCGCGGCGAAGGGAAACAAGTTCACCGTCGACGGCAAGCCGGACTTCCTCCAGTCAGGCATACCCTCGACCGGTGTCCTCGGCAACGATTCCACATACGAGCCGCGCATTTACTTCGGCGAGGATTCACCGGAGTATTCCATCGTCGGCGGCCCGGCCGGCGCCGCTCCCCGGGAGCAGGACAGGCCCTCCGGCAAGGAAGGCGGCGGCGAAACGCAGTACACCTTCACCGGCAACGGCGGCCCCAACGTGGGCAGTTTCTTCAACAAGGTCCTTTACGCCATCAAGTTCCAGTCTTCGGACCTGCTTCTGTCGGACGGCGTGAACGCGGACTCGCAGATCCTCTATGACCGCAACCCGCGGGAGCGGATCCAGAAAGTCGCCCCGTACCTGACTGTTGACGGCAACGCCTACCCGGCTGTAGTCGACGGACGCGTGAAGTGGATTGTGGACGGCTACACCACGAGCCAGTACTACCCGTATTCCCAGCAGGCGCAGCTCTCGGACGCCACGACGGACTCGCAGACCACTTCCGGACGCGCAGTGGCACTGCCGAACAGCTCGGTGAACTACATCAGGAACTCGGTCAAGGCGACCGTCGACGCCTATGACGGATCGGTGACCCTGTACGCCTGGGACGACCAGGATCCGCTCCTGAAGGCGTGGCAGAAGGTCTTTCCGACTTCCCTCAAGCCGTTCTCCGAAATGTCAGGAGACGTCATGAGCCACGTGCGCTACCCGGAGGACCTGTTCAAGGTCCAGCGCGAGCTCCTCGGCCGTTATCACGTCACGGACCCTGTCAGCTTCTACAAGACAGACGACGCCTGGAGCGTGCCGAACGACCCCACGGTCTCAACGGACGTCAAACAGCCCCCGTTCTACATGTCCCTCCAGATGCCTGACCAGAAGCAGCCGGCCTTCCAGCTGACATCGTCGTTCATTCCGCAGATTGTGAACGGTACAGCCCGCAACGTCCTGTACGGCTTCCTGGCAGCGGACTCCGACGCCGGCAACCAGAAAGGCGTCAAGGCAGACACCTATGGCCAGCTGAGGCTCCTCCGGATTCCGCCTGAGGCCCAGGTTCCCGGTCCGGGCCAGGCACAAAACAAGTTCAACTCGGACCCGTCTGTCTCCCAGGCGTTGAACCTGCTGAGGCAAGGGGCCTCGGATGTGCTGAACGGCAACCTGTTGACCCTTCCTGTCGGCGGTGGAATCCTGTACGTCCAGCCCGTTTACCTCAAATCCACGGGTGAAACGTCCTATCCCACGCTGCAGCGCGTGCTCGTGGCCTTCGGTGACAAGGTTGGGTTCGCCCCCACCCTGGACGCGGCCCTCAAACAGCTCTTCGGCGGGGATTCAGGCGCTTCCGCCGGCGACTCCGCCAACAATGGCCAGACGCCAGCCGCTCCGGGTGCCACGCCGCCTACGGTCAGCGTCGGCGCACAGGCCGACCTGAAGGCCGCGCTGGAAGCGGCGAACGCCGCCATCAAGGCCGGGCAGGCGGCCCTCGCGGCCGGTGACTTCGCCACGTACGGGGACCAGCAGAAGAAGCTCGCCGCAGCCATCCAGAGTGCCCTTGACGCCCAGGCCAAGATCCCGGCAACGACTCCGGAAGCCACGCCGGCGCCCGCTGCCACCCCATCGGCAAGCCCGTCAGGTTCGTCCACGCCGTCGCCCTAA
- a CDS encoding ATP-dependent DNA helicase UvrD2, producing the protein MTTENNDSAESLEDRILGGLDAEQREVASTLNGPLCVLAGAGTGKTRAITHRIAYGVHSGVYSPQRLLAVTFTARAAAEMRSRLRDLGVGNVQARTFHAAALRQLQFFWPQAVGGTLPNLLDHKAQMIAEAARRLRLSTDRASIRDLASEIEWAKVSMLTPANYLENAQGRGTPGGFDLTAVARVFQSYEDVKTDRNVIDFEDVLLITVGILQEDQKVAATVREQYRHFVVDEYQDVSPLQQRLLELWLGGRDDLCVVGDASQTIYSFTGASPKHLLGFKARYPEAHVVKLIRDYRSTPQVVKLANDLLAGRRGGGPVADAAWATPLQLVAQRPAGPAPQFTECADDEAEAATVALKIRELLDAGTPASQVAVLFRTNGQSEAYEQALAAAGIGYQLRGGERFFARKEVRDSILQLRAATRAVAETATEEPLGQLVRDILASLGYTEAAPHNGGALRERWESLAALVALADELVQTRGDQFSLADFVNELQERSLAQHAPTVEGVTLASLHAAKGLEWDAVFLVGLSEGLMPISFADTPEAVDEERRLLYVGITRAREHLALSWSAARTPGGRANRKPSRFLDGLRPDSVASSSARGKGPAPRRKAAAPAVCRVCGSMLASGAERKVGRCNDCPPSYEEQTFDALRQWRKAVALSAEVPAFVVFTDATLTAIAEAKPASLEELAALAGVGPSKLERYGEDVLRVLVESTAL; encoded by the coding sequence GTGACAACAGAGAACAATGACAGCGCAGAGTCCCTCGAGGATCGGATTCTCGGCGGCCTGGACGCCGAACAGCGCGAAGTCGCCAGCACGCTCAACGGACCGCTGTGTGTGCTTGCGGGCGCCGGCACCGGGAAGACCCGCGCCATCACGCACCGCATTGCCTACGGTGTCCATTCAGGGGTGTACAGCCCCCAGCGGCTTTTGGCAGTGACCTTCACGGCCCGCGCCGCCGCCGAAATGCGCAGCAGGCTGCGCGATCTGGGTGTCGGGAACGTCCAGGCAAGGACGTTCCACGCGGCCGCCCTGCGGCAGCTCCAGTTTTTCTGGCCACAGGCAGTGGGCGGCACATTGCCAAACCTGCTTGACCACAAGGCCCAGATGATCGCCGAAGCGGCCCGCCGCTTGCGGCTCAGCACCGACCGTGCCTCCATCCGGGACCTGGCATCGGAGATCGAGTGGGCGAAGGTTTCCATGTTGACTCCGGCGAACTACCTGGAAAACGCGCAGGGGAGGGGCACACCCGGAGGGTTCGACCTCACCGCCGTCGCCCGGGTCTTCCAGTCGTATGAGGACGTCAAAACCGACCGCAATGTCATCGACTTCGAGGACGTGCTGCTGATCACTGTCGGTATCCTCCAGGAGGACCAGAAGGTAGCCGCTACAGTTCGCGAGCAATACCGGCATTTTGTCGTTGACGAGTACCAGGACGTGTCCCCGCTGCAGCAACGCCTCCTCGAGCTGTGGCTCGGCGGCCGGGATGACCTTTGCGTTGTGGGCGACGCCAGCCAGACCATCTACTCCTTCACGGGGGCTTCACCCAAGCACCTGTTGGGCTTCAAGGCCAGGTACCCGGAAGCCCATGTGGTGAAGCTGATACGGGATTACCGGTCGACCCCCCAGGTGGTCAAACTGGCCAACGACCTTCTGGCCGGGCGGCGAGGCGGCGGACCGGTAGCAGATGCCGCGTGGGCCACTCCGCTTCAGCTCGTGGCCCAGAGGCCGGCAGGTCCGGCACCCCAATTTACCGAGTGCGCTGATGATGAAGCGGAAGCCGCCACCGTGGCGCTCAAGATCCGGGAACTGCTCGACGCCGGCACACCGGCGAGCCAGGTGGCTGTTCTCTTCCGCACCAACGGGCAGTCTGAGGCCTACGAGCAGGCCCTGGCAGCAGCAGGCATCGGCTACCAGCTGCGCGGCGGCGAGCGCTTCTTTGCCCGGAAGGAAGTGCGGGATTCGATCCTCCAGCTACGGGCCGCAACAAGGGCAGTGGCCGAAACCGCGACGGAGGAGCCGCTCGGGCAGCTTGTCCGCGACATCCTCGCCTCGCTCGGTTACACCGAAGCGGCTCCGCATAACGGCGGCGCCCTGAGGGAGCGCTGGGAATCACTGGCCGCCCTGGTGGCACTCGCGGACGAGCTGGTCCAGACGCGGGGGGATCAGTTCAGCCTTGCTGATTTTGTCAACGAGCTCCAGGAAAGATCCCTGGCGCAGCATGCCCCCACCGTCGAGGGGGTCACGCTCGCGTCCCTGCACGCCGCCAAAGGCCTGGAGTGGGACGCTGTTTTCCTGGTGGGCCTCAGCGAGGGCCTGATGCCGATTTCCTTTGCCGACACACCTGAAGCCGTGGACGAGGAGCGCCGGCTCCTCTACGTGGGGATCACCCGCGCGCGGGAGCACCTTGCCCTTTCCTGGTCAGCCGCCCGCACCCCTGGCGGCCGGGCCAACCGGAAACCTTCCCGGTTCCTCGACGGGCTCAGGCCCGATTCGGTGGCCAGTTCCAGTGCACGCGGAAAAGGTCCGGCGCCCCGCAGGAAAGCGGCAGCGCCTGCCGTGTGCCGGGTCTGCGGCAGCATGCTGGCCAGCGGTGCCGAGCGGAAGGTGGGGCGCTGCAACGATTGTCCCCCCAGCTATGAGGAACAGACATTTGACGCCCTCCGGCAGTGGCGGAAGGCTGTCGCGCTGTCGGCTGAGGTACCGGCTTTTGTGGTCTTTACGGATGCCACGCTGACTGCCATAGCCGAGGCCAAGCCTGCCTCGCTGGAGGAACTGGCAGCCCTTGCCGGCGTCGGACCTTCCAAGCTCGAACGCTACGGCGAAGACGTGCTCCGCGTGCTAGTTGAAAGCACCGCCCTGTGA
- a CDS encoding zinc-dependent metalloprotease — MTSNPLNPSNGDDAPKDPLTEMLQNLMGGKGMENIDPAELAKAAGLPDDPNLLAQMFSQVQAMMSAPSEGPVNWKLAHENARRVAASGIDPSVTSVQSREVDEALRLAELWLDPVTDLPATGLIGRAWSRAEWVEATLGTWKRLTEPVANSIANALSTAMTEQMPEEMKSMMGGASSMLQNMGGAIFGMQLGQAIGALSAEVVSSTDIGVPLADLEMALLPANVASFGEGLGLPANDIRLFLAVREAAHARLFVQVPWLRGHLLGAIEAYARGIHIDTSRIEELARDLDPSNPEGIQEALSQGVFMPQRTPAQEQALEKLETALALVEGWVDELTAAATERLLPSAAALRETVRRRRATGGPAEHAFSSLVGLELRPRRLREAATLWAGLKDERGIEGRDAIWQHPDLLPTAHDLDDPAGFTGRRKLAEASDSEVDDALQKLLNGGFDDAPASGDVTTGPAGEDTAKDGDANGPDDDDGQPKG, encoded by the coding sequence ATGACCTCCAACCCACTCAATCCATCCAATGGCGATGATGCGCCGAAGGATCCATTGACGGAAATGCTGCAGAACCTGATGGGCGGCAAGGGCATGGAAAACATCGACCCCGCCGAGCTCGCAAAGGCGGCGGGACTTCCGGACGACCCCAATCTCCTGGCCCAGATGTTCTCCCAGGTCCAGGCCATGATGAGCGCGCCCTCAGAGGGACCTGTCAACTGGAAGCTTGCGCACGAGAATGCGCGCAGGGTGGCGGCCAGCGGCATTGACCCCTCTGTCACCTCGGTGCAGTCCCGTGAGGTCGACGAGGCCCTGCGCCTGGCCGAACTGTGGCTTGATCCGGTCACGGACCTCCCGGCAACGGGCCTGATCGGCCGTGCCTGGTCGCGTGCGGAGTGGGTGGAAGCCACCCTGGGAACCTGGAAGCGGCTCACCGAACCGGTGGCGAACAGCATCGCCAACGCGCTGTCCACCGCCATGACTGAACAGATGCCGGAGGAAATGAAGTCCATGATGGGCGGCGCATCCTCCATGCTGCAGAACATGGGCGGCGCCATCTTCGGGATGCAGCTTGGGCAGGCCATCGGGGCGCTGTCAGCCGAAGTGGTCAGTTCCACCGACATCGGTGTGCCGCTGGCCGACCTTGAGATGGCCCTGCTGCCGGCGAACGTGGCCTCCTTCGGCGAAGGCCTGGGCCTGCCGGCAAATGACATCCGGCTGTTCCTGGCCGTCAGGGAGGCAGCCCACGCACGCCTGTTTGTCCAGGTTCCCTGGCTCCGGGGCCACCTCCTGGGAGCGATCGAGGCATATGCGCGCGGCATCCACATCGATACCTCACGGATCGAAGAGCTTGCCCGAGACCTTGATCCCAGCAATCCCGAGGGCATCCAGGAGGCTCTGTCCCAAGGGGTCTTCATGCCCCAGCGCACTCCTGCCCAGGAACAGGCCCTGGAAAAGCTTGAGACTGCCCTCGCCCTGGTTGAAGGATGGGTGGATGAACTGACTGCCGCGGCAACCGAGAGGCTGCTGCCCTCGGCCGCCGCCCTCCGCGAGACGGTCCGCCGTCGCCGGGCCACCGGCGGTCCCGCGGAGCACGCTTTCTCTTCCCTGGTAGGGCTGGAACTGCGTCCCCGCCGGCTCCGGGAGGCCGCCACCCTGTGGGCCGGCCTCAAGGATGAACGCGGCATCGAAGGACGCGACGCCATCTGGCAGCACCCCGACCTGCTGCCGACCGCCCATGACCTTGATGACCCCGCGGGCTTCACCGGCCGCCGTAAACTGGCCGAAGCCAGTGACAGTGAAGTGGACGACGCACTGCAGAAACTGCTGAACGGCGGCTTCGATGACGCCCCGGCATCCGGTGATGTGACGACCGGCCCCGCCGGTGAAGATACAGCCAAGGACGGCGACGCGAACGGTCCCGACGACGACGACGGCCAGCCAAAGGGCTGA
- a CDS encoding M48 metallopeptidase family protein — protein sequence MRPPASAPPRTTGDGAPVEVRRSSRRTRTVAAFWENGTAVVAIPARFTVAQEAEWVHRMLEKLHRQGEQRGHKGRRRPATDSALAAHAAALSARYLGGRAVPTSVRWVSNQNSRWGSATPADGSIRLSDKLRPMPQWVIDYVLLHELAHLLVAGHNSAFWKLLEAYPDTRRAKAFLEGVSFATARGLEPGQAATPGDDQEAY from the coding sequence GTGAGGCCGCCCGCTTCGGCACCGCCAAGAACAACCGGGGATGGCGCTCCTGTTGAGGTGAGGCGCTCGTCCCGCCGAACACGGACCGTGGCAGCTTTCTGGGAAAACGGAACGGCAGTGGTGGCCATACCGGCCCGCTTTACCGTCGCGCAGGAGGCTGAATGGGTACACCGGATGCTCGAAAAGCTGCACCGCCAAGGGGAGCAGCGCGGCCACAAGGGGAGGAGGCGGCCGGCTACGGACAGTGCGTTGGCAGCCCACGCCGCCGCATTGTCAGCCCGTTACCTCGGCGGCCGGGCCGTTCCGACGTCGGTACGCTGGGTCAGTAACCAGAACTCCCGCTGGGGGTCGGCCACACCGGCAGACGGAAGTATCCGCCTCTCAGACAAGCTCAGGCCCATGCCCCAATGGGTGATTGATTACGTGCTGCTCCACGAGCTGGCCCACCTGTTGGTAGCCGGGCACAACTCCGCGTTCTGGAAACTGCTGGAGGCTTATCCCGATACGCGGCGGGCCAAGGCGTTCCTTGAAGGCGTTTCCTTCGCCACTGCCCGCGGGCTGGAACCGGGGCAGGCCGCCACGCCGGGGGACGACCAGGAGGCCTACTAG